In Lates calcarifer isolate ASB-BC8 linkage group LG23, TLL_Latcal_v3, whole genome shotgun sequence, a single genomic region encodes these proteins:
- the LOC108901716 gene encoding LOW QUALITY PROTEIN: FERM domain-containing protein 6-like (The sequence of the model RefSeq protein was modified relative to this genomic sequence to represent the inferred CDS: deleted 1 base in 1 codon) — MLKNRTEGGLTLLLSPWEDRRRIFGGLRRTEAAVTMRTKQKRQVCVLLPNKQHLDCTVRVKARGHEVLNSVLKQVGVSDLQVFGLAVLRDNEYLFLELGQKLSKYFGRRWSRDTNKTAQRYKQNQISVPFIIFLRVQYYVEHGQLILSSKVQQLYYTELRQKVLLSQSCHQEALFFQLAASALQAEVGDLEQKDGDEEEGEEGGHRRYFLPEDYFPSWVIKRRGRDYLFQHGPVLHGELRGVSRSQAVLQFIKEASSLQDGPVTFYRMRLEKKELRSSMLLGVAVKGVHIYQGVEGKLCLLYDFSWTDIERFTFQGSRFEIAAVGSLCIPKLVYYTHSAFHSRHILKHLSDSHRHHINTRDAHEYMQQLEDMRATQFCREAYICDAAGLRQRLQSSSLTSSMSDCSAAAETNTAWSKEEEEEDEEEDEGSVIEFELHIDEPEEVFVDNPAEVSWLAELVHGVSVDGPLVLPSSWAAVTMEMKQVLRRRADEGVSVD; from the exons ATGTTGAAGAACAGAACG GAGGGAGGGCTGACTCTTTTATTAAGCCCAtgggaggacaggaggaggataTTTGGAGGACTGAGACGTACAGAAGCTGCTGTGACAATGAGGACAAAACAGAAGCGACAAGTGTGCGTTCTTCTACCCAACAAGCAGCACCTCGACTGTACCGTCAGG gtgaaAGCCAGAGGCCACGAGGTGCTGAACAGTGTGCTGAAGCAGGTCGGCGTCAGTGATCTCCAAGTCTTCGGCCTGGCTGTTCTCAGAG ATAATGAATATCTCTTTCTTGAATTGGGCCAAAAGCTGAGCAAGTACTTTGGCAGAAGATGGAGCAGAG atacaaacaaaactGCCCAGAGGTATAAGCAAAACCAAATTTCT GTTCCATTCATCATATTTCTGAGAGTGCAGTATTATGTAGAGCATGGGCAGCTCATATT GAGCAGCAAAGTACAGCAGCTCTACTACACCGAGCTGAGGCAGAAGGTGCTGCTCTCACAGAGCTGCCATCAGGAAGCTTTGTTCTTCCAGCTGGCAGCCTCTGCGCTTCAAGCTGAGGTGGGAGATCTGGAGCAGAAAGACGgggacgaggaggagggagaggagggaggacacAGGCGTTACTTTCTT CCTGAAGATTACTTCCCCTCCTgg GTGATAAAGCGTCGTGGACGAGACTACCTGTTCCAGCACGGCCCTGTGTTGCACGGTGAGCTGAGAGGTGTGTCACGTAGCCAAGCTGTCCTGCAGTTTATAAAAGAGGCCAGCAGCCTGCAGGACGGACCCGTCACCTTCTACAGGATGAGACTG GAGAAAAAAGAGCTGAGAAGTTCGATGCTTCTTGGTGTGGCAGTGAAGGGAGTTCATATTTATCAG ggCGTGGAAGGGAAACTGTGTCTATTGTATGATTTTTCCTGGACCGATATTGAACGTTTCACTTTCCAG GGCAGCAGGTTTGAAATCGCCGCAGTGGGCTCTCTGTGCATCCCTAAGCTGGTGTATTACACTCATTCAGCCTTCCACTCCAGACACATCCTGAAGCACCTCAGTGACAGTCACCGGCATCACATCAACACCAGAGATGCCCACGAGTACATGCAACAGCTGGAGGACATGCGGG CCACTCAGTTCTGCAGAGAGGCCTACATCTGCGACGCAGCGGGCTTAAGACAGAGACTTCAGAGCAGCAGCCTCACATCCTCCATGTCTGACTGCAGTGCTGCAGCGGAAACAAACACAGCCTGGtccaaagaggaggaggaggaggatgaggaggaagatgaaggctCTGTCATAG AGTTTGAGCTGCACATTGACGAACCAGAGGAGGTTTTTGTCGACAACCCAGCTGAGGTGTCCTGGCTGGCTGAGCTGGTCCACGGCGTGTCCGTCGATGGACCCTTAGTGTTACCCTCCTCGTGGGCAG CTGTCACCATGGAAATGAAACAG GTTCTCAGGAGGAGAGCTGATGAAGGGGTTTCTGTGGACTAA